In the Merismopedia glauca CCAP 1448/3 genome, one interval contains:
- a CDS encoding cation:proton antiporter has product MSLYLAIAIDKIASQPLPLADPVYVFCTVLIAIVLAPFIARFLKIHPVVVLIILGTILGKNVLGLLDRSVVGIDQILANFPNLPVNEAGKQALLKQINQQSLMQGLEKIGLLYIMLLAGLQMDLQNLRRLGVRSLVFGLLTFGVPFTIGVVSGQWLTAGGLAAVLLGILYSPHTLVSYPILTRFGIVQEEAVGVAVGGSVVTSVLTLAGLSIVQAVNSGKLGPELWINLLLLFPLLVFICFLGLPKLGKLIIHPDSEALNEQFVFVISCLFVIASATLVIKIDSIVGAFLAGLALNSLIPITSKLMKQIEFVGNTLFIPAFMISVGVLCNPKIFVEKPENLGIALAVIVGAVGGKFLAAWIPGLAFKYPFSEVGLMFSLTMSRAALVLVIALYGKTAELINEGIFNAIIVYIIVTCLIGPILTEIFAKQVVRDLGTDKAVGTVN; this is encoded by the coding sequence ATGAGTTTATATTTGGCTATAGCGATTGATAAAATAGCTAGTCAACCTTTACCTTTAGCAGATCCAGTCTATGTATTTTGTACGGTATTAATTGCGATTGTTCTGGCTCCATTTATTGCTAGATTTTTGAAAATTCATCCGGTGGTTGTCCTAATTATTTTAGGGACAATTCTTGGTAAAAATGTTTTGGGTTTATTAGATAGAAGTGTAGTTGGTATCGATCAAATATTAGCTAATTTTCCTAACTTACCCGTTAACGAAGCTGGTAAACAAGCCTTGTTAAAACAAATTAATCAGCAATCGTTAATGCAAGGGTTAGAAAAAATTGGCTTGCTGTATATTATGCTGTTGGCAGGGTTGCAGATGGACTTGCAAAATCTGCGACGGCTGGGAGTGCGATCGCTCGTCTTCGGTTTACTCACTTTTGGGGTTCCATTCACCATTGGCGTAGTTTCAGGTCAATGGCTCACCGCAGGAGGTTTAGCCGCCGTATTGCTAGGCATCCTTTACTCTCCTCATACCCTAGTTTCTTACCCCATTCTGACTCGATTTGGCATCGTTCAAGAAGAAGCTGTCGGGGTGGCGGTTGGGGGAAGTGTCGTGACTTCAGTTCTCACCCTAGCTGGTTTATCAATTGTTCAAGCTGTTAATAGTGGTAAACTTGGCCCCGAATTGTGGATCAATTTATTACTGTTATTCCCTCTATTAGTATTTATCTGCTTTTTGGGTTTACCAAAGTTAGGAAAGTTAATTATTCACCCAGATTCGGAAGCTTTAAACGAGCAATTTGTGTTTGTCATAAGCTGTTTATTTGTCATTGCCAGCGCCACTTTAGTTATTAAAATAGATTCCATTGTTGGGGCATTTTTAGCAGGATTAGCATTAAATAGTTTGATTCCTATTACTAGCAAGTTGATGAAACAAATTGAATTTGTGGGTAATACTTTATTTATTCCCGCATTTATGATTTCAGTCGGCGTGCTTTGCAACCCCAAAATATTTGTTGAAAAACCCGAAAACTTGGGTATTGCTTTAGCTGTAATTGTGGGAGCCGTTGGGGGTAAATTTCTAGCTGCTTGGATACCTGGATTAGCATTTAAATATCCTTTCTCTGAAGTTGGATTAATGTTTAGTTTAACCATGTCTAGAGCAGCTTTAGTGTTAGTAATTGCTTTATATGGAAAGACTGCTGAATTAATCAATGAAGGTATTTTTAACGCCATCATTGTCTACATTATTGTTACTTGTTTGATCGGCCCTATTTTGACAGAAATATTTGCAAAACAAGTAGTACGCGATTTAGGAACTGATAAAGCAGTGGGAACGGTAAACTAA